The Clostridioides sp. ES-S-0010-02 genome window below encodes:
- a CDS encoding LysM peptidoglycan-binding domain-containing protein, producing MVIDIYLKNEKEKIDFHFPVNPQDSLSIKKEKRFETVDIVNLGEFDIKKEGEKIREISFKTFLPNLYDASYCRYSELKNPIEVVAMLEKWVDQAEPLRLIVTGFGYNGLVTISSFSNTQTAGREEDRDIEITFRTYRELKIETLKKETKSNAKTDLKDNRPNTQTKSKIYTVKASDTLYKIAKNLLGKGSRWKEIYNIPENKKVIGKNPNIIKKGQKLVIPSK from the coding sequence TTGGTAATAGACATATACCTAAAAAATGAAAAAGAAAAAATAGATTTCCATTTTCCAGTTAATCCGCAAGATTCTTTATCTATAAAAAAAGAAAAAAGATTTGAAACTGTAGATATAGTGAATTTAGGTGAATTTGACATTAAAAAAGAAGGGGAGAAGATAAGAGAAATATCATTCAAGACATTCTTACCTAACTTATATGATGCTTCTTATTGCAGATATAGCGAGTTAAAAAATCCAATCGAAGTAGTTGCAATGCTTGAAAAATGGGTAGACCAAGCCGAACCATTACGCTTAATAGTAACTGGTTTTGGTTACAATGGGTTAGTTACAATATCTAGTTTTAGCAATACTCAAACAGCGGGAAGAGAAGAAGATAGGGACATTGAGATAACATTTAGAACTTACAGAGAACTGAAGATAGAGACATTAAAAAAAGAGACTAAGAGTAATGCTAAAACAGACTTAAAAGATAATAGACCTAATACTCAAACTAAATCTAAAATATATACTGTTAAAGCAAGTGATACATTATATAAGATAGCTAAAAATCTTTTAGGTAAGGGTTCAAGGTGGAAAGAGATTTATAATATACCCGAAAATAAAAAAGTTATTGGTAAAAATCCAAATATTATTAAAAAAGGACAAAAGTTGGTGATACCTAGCAAATGA